Genomic DNA from Oryza sativa Japonica Group chromosome 5, ASM3414082v1:
ACACGAATAAGCGAATCGATAAGGCTATTAAAGAAGTAAAGATGTAGTATATTACTTCCTCCTCCATCCGTCCAAAATAAGTTGCTTTTGTACATAAATTTAATTTAGACCTAGCATATGTTCAAATTCGagtattttttttgaacgactcgcacgagacggtgtgaagttctattgatagagtaggaaaaaattacaagattacaatccTGAAGGGTCATAAccaggagaaagaaaaaaatataccaccacccacacaccggtAGCGCCAACACACACGACCAGGAGAAGGTTAGCACCGGACCGGCCaccgctagaccaacaaaggaacacagacGAGATCACCCTACAACAAGGggatgccaaaacgacgtcttcaagaaaaaaagtgacggaaaaccgccgccgccgtccatcagggctcaaaggagccaagactgggctttcgcccggcaatcacccttgaggggtgagacagcacgacaacgccctcaggagggggaattaaccatcgttgtcggtccggccaagaccgggctaggttttcacccgccaCTCACCACCTGCGAATCTACGGCTgatgcaccgatgctccaccaccactcaaaCTCTGCCGACATATGGGGCCCCTGCACCGACGCCCCCCCGCCGGCCAACCTTCGTGCGTcgaagaccgcgccacacccaccggcagctccaCCACGCACCGAGGTCGCCTCTTCCACCGCCGGCTGCGCCTCTCGCACGAAGCCGGCCTCGTCCACCgaacgcgcctctcgcgccaatccggcctccctccatcggttGCGCCTCTTgtgccaagccggcctccatctccgccgcccgcgcctctcgcgccgagccagcctccgctgccatcggctaCGCCACTCTGCGTCCAGCCGGTCTCCGACCACTCCTCCAAACGATGTTGTGCCGGCCGATGCAGCCATCTGCCGCGCCCTCGGCAAGCCGTCCGAGGCCACCAtgcctcctcccaccaccgTCACGGTCACCATCACCTCACCGTCGCCGCTGTCACCACACAcccgactccttccccgcctccacTGCCGCATCCttcgacgtcgccgccgtctccttatTCACGGCTGCCATCGCCGATGCCGCTGTCTCCAGTCACCAATGCCAGCAGCCGCCATCGcaaaccgccgccaccgccaacgcAGCCACCCCAACACCGTTGCCAAGCTCTCCGCTGCCGTCGCGACCACCACCAGCTGCCGCGACCGCCCCCAGCCGCCTAGGCGAGGCTGTGGATCTGGCCGCCGATGCCAGTctcgccgccagatccggcctccgtcgccagcctcgccgcTATCTCcaaccccgccgccgacgcccccaACAAGAGAAGCAGCATGCCGCCAGCACGCATGCcatccccgtcgccgtcgccgtctcccccgccaccgtcgtcgccttccccggcgccagccgccaccaactgccgccgccaccccgccaCCTTCAacccccaccgccaccaccaccaaatgccgccgccacctcacactgacccgccgccggcggcctctcctccagatccggccgcggcggcccggATCTGGGCGGTCTTCGCCGTCCCGCACGCGGTCGCCGTCCCGCACGCGGCCCCCCACCGCGACGGGAGAGGGAGACAAAGACGAGGGTGAAGCCCCGGCAccgccgtccttgcggccgcgcggctttgccggcagccgctcgggcgatggcgaggcggcggagggaggaggggggaggagcgGGCGATGCCGGTGGTTTCCGCCTCCCGTGTCGCCCGTGGGGAGGACGACGCGGGGGCTTGACTCATACACTGAATAAATTCGAGtataaaagtgaacttattttaggatggatatAACACTAAGTTATTGAGTGGTGTACTTATTTTCTGTTCTAAGCTACAACTTCATTGTTTTTGCTTAACACGAAGTTtctttaaaagtcaaataaatctatttatcATGTTCTCAAtaattgataattaattaataatgtgCTAACGGTTTAACTTGTTTAACGTGCTTAAAAAAATCCAAGTGATGCCTCTGTCCCAACGCCTGTGTTTAATTCGAACCCacgaaataataaaaaaa
This window encodes:
- the LOC136356642 gene encoding protein TRACHEARY ELEMENT DIFFERENTIATION-RELATED 7A-like, with amino-acid sequence MPVSPPDPASVASLAAISNPAADAPNKRSSMPPARMPSPSPSPSPPPPSSPSPAPAATNCRRHPATFNPHRHHHQMPPPPHTDPPPAASPPDPAAAARIWAVFAVPHAVAVPHAAPHRDGRGRQRRG